ATTTGCCCATCAGCTTGGTAGTTTGGGCAAGGTGGTGAATGTCCACTGTCTTACAATTCCTGGAGATGACTTGAACGACTGGGAGGCTCTGACCGAGCAGGTTGTAGCATTGGTGGAAGCAGAGGTGCAGGCGGGTGACCAGCGACAGGTTTATTTGCTGGGAGAGTCTTTTGGGGGATGTTTAGCGATTAAGACTATTCTACGAGCGCCTCATTTGTTCGATCGCCTGATTCTTTCTAATCCAGCTTCTGCGTTTAAGCGTCAGCCTCTACTGTTTTGGGGATCATACTTAGTGCAACCCCAAATAGATCCTATTCATCAATGGTCTTGTGCTAACTTTGTGCCGTTTTTAGCAGCAGTGGAGTACATTGCGCCCCGCGATCGCCAGCTTTTATTGCAAGCGATGCAGTCAGTCACGCAAAAGTCTTCTATCTGGCGTTTGTCAATGCTACGGGGGTTCAATGTTACGGATGCTCAGTTCAGAAGCATTTTGCAACCCACTTTGTTAATTGCCAGCGGACGCGATCGCCTGCTGCCTTCATTTTCTGAAGCAGAGCGGCTGGCAAGGCTGCTGCCCAATGCTAGAGTTCAAGTCCTACCCCACAGTGGACATGCATGTTTGCTAGAAAACCAGGTTGATTTGCTTGAAATTATGAAAGCAAATGCATTCCTAGATTTTCCTGAAATTGCCTTGAGCGCTTAAGGTTGAGATGATCTGATGGATTAAC
The Timaviella obliquedivisa GSE-PSE-MK23-08B DNA segment above includes these coding regions:
- a CDS encoding alpha/beta hydrolase, giving the protein MKEVVHSLRLIAPQQRNPKAPLLVYLPGMDGTGELFAHQLGSLGKVVNVHCLTIPGDDLNDWEALTEQVVALVEAEVQAGDQRQVYLLGESFGGCLAIKTILRAPHLFDRLILSNPASAFKRQPLLFWGSYLVQPQIDPIHQWSCANFVPFLAAVEYIAPRDRQLLLQAMQSVTQKSSIWRLSMLRGFNVTDAQFRSILQPTLLIASGRDRLLPSFSEAERLARLLPNARVQVLPHSGHACLLENQVDLLEIMKANAFLDFPEIALSA